In Vespa crabro chromosome 5, iyVesCrab1.2, whole genome shotgun sequence, a single window of DNA contains:
- the LOC124424294 gene encoding venom allergen 5-like isoform X3 gives MHSRLRKKFCRSNLLIGALFLRLLSFDKVLANCMGKKILRSGRISCEEKQIILDEHNRLRQLVALGQIHGQPGAANMMEMLWDDELADVAQKWADSCAETHDNYRNVRRFAVGQNIARTWTTRPPGPYDSEPNWRRQISGWFNEVQHYHTGYSKTTGHYTQFGATRFSLAVDIRSIMIRQKDILKITFAIMDRVEILLDTNPINPDNLHVVITE, from the exons ATGCATTCGAgattaaggaaaaaattttGCCGGTCTAACCTGCTAATTGgtgctctttttcttcgtctgtTATCCTTCGATAAGGTTCTAGCTAATTGCATGGGAAAGAAGATATTAC gtTCCGGTAGAATATCATGCGAAGAGAAACAAATCATATTGGACGAGCATAATCGTTTGAGGCAACTGGTGGCACTTGGACAAATTCACGGCCAACCTGGGGCTGCTAATATGATGGAaatg TTATGGGACGACGAATTGGCAGATGTTGCACAAAAATGGGCAGACAGTTGTGCCGAGACGCACGACAATTATAGAAATGTCC GCAGATTCGCAGTTGGTCAGAACATAGCACGAACTTGGACTACCAGACCCCCGGGACCTTATGACAGCGAACCGAATTGGAGACGACAAATTTCTGGCTGGTTCAACGAGGTTCAACACTATCACACTGGTTACAGTAAGACTACGGGACACTACACGCAG TTTGGAGCGACACGTTTCTCATTGGCTGTGGATATTCGTTCTATTATGATCCGGCAAAAGGATATACTAAAAATTACGTTTGCAATTATGGACCGAG TGGAAATATT